From the Roseibium salinum genome, one window contains:
- a CDS encoding M23 family metallopeptidase — MVLYAALAAGCLVLGAGVGGVAHLILSGAISLSPPQELAGDQSAQLTGEPEGPPREAEQQEEAETQAPADPLENTAELVNDEELDIPADPFYDMAVSAVIPLAGDPVLLSAGAAARRIELSERPVPASTGTNDAAVLPAANAYVLDSQMLDDSGDLVIRAPGSEADFQFGNFGGGEDADGIVVEEDSEASQGQSPDLPVFLKPPTDTLNLFLSERPIGQGPSRIEVRTEITEAQTLETFLKEAGFDEDVLKPLLEFAESEFQKGDLVAGDKIAVRGIRMPNKVGRIGDYYRPVQVSFYSSEGYAGTAAFSLSRDGPAYVHGADPWFGKTIAQDKIASDDAASGSDTASSKSHRLIDGLYATAVRNAVPASIVGEAIAYLAPTTDLKRAIKPDERFTLVFTDVPRDEKRGGGRVLFAGVRRGDEWSVRCYVLKAPGNRGFACVSEGGKVSLSGAMLVPVKGVLTSKFGMRFHPIKKTQRLHAGVDWAAPTGTPIRAAFSGKVTYRDVRGGYGNFIELTHKDGISSRYAHMHEYGDGIQMGSVVQAGDLIGYVGTTGLSTGPHLHFEIRQRGEPTDPLAFEMETGADASQSVAGSDLEEYRVVIADILSVQ, encoded by the coding sequence GTGGTTCTTTATGCCGCCCTGGCTGCCGGTTGCCTCGTCCTGGGCGCCGGCGTCGGCGGCGTTGCCCATCTGATCCTGTCCGGCGCGATCTCGCTGTCTCCACCCCAAGAGCTTGCCGGAGACCAGAGCGCCCAATTGACCGGGGAGCCGGAAGGCCCTCCGCGCGAGGCGGAGCAGCAAGAGGAAGCGGAGACGCAGGCACCCGCTGATCCGCTCGAAAACACTGCCGAACTTGTCAATGACGAAGAACTCGATATTCCCGCCGACCCGTTTTACGACATGGCGGTCTCGGCGGTCATCCCGCTCGCCGGCGATCCGGTTCTGCTGAGCGCCGGTGCCGCGGCCCGGCGGATAGAACTGTCCGAACGTCCGGTGCCCGCATCCACGGGAACGAACGACGCCGCGGTCCTGCCGGCAGCCAACGCCTATGTCCTGGACAGCCAGATGCTGGACGACAGCGGTGACCTGGTGATCCGTGCTCCCGGCAGCGAGGCGGACTTCCAGTTCGGCAATTTCGGCGGCGGCGAGGATGCGGACGGCATCGTGGTTGAAGAAGACAGCGAGGCGTCGCAGGGTCAGTCGCCCGACCTTCCGGTTTTTCTGAAGCCGCCGACAGATACGCTGAACCTCTTTTTGTCCGAACGCCCGATCGGCCAGGGTCCAAGCCGCATCGAAGTCCGGACCGAGATCACCGAGGCGCAGACGCTTGAAACGTTTCTGAAGGAAGCCGGCTTCGACGAGGACGTGCTCAAACCGTTGCTCGAATTTGCCGAAAGCGAGTTCCAGAAAGGCGATCTTGTTGCGGGCGACAAGATCGCGGTGCGCGGCATCAGGATGCCCAACAAGGTCGGCCGCATCGGCGACTATTACCGGCCGGTTCAGGTGTCGTTCTATTCCAGTGAAGGTTACGCCGGAACCGCCGCCTTTTCCCTGTCGCGGGACGGGCCGGCCTACGTGCACGGCGCTGATCCCTGGTTCGGAAAAACCATCGCGCAGGATAAGATCGCGTCAGATGATGCCGCGTCCGGTTCGGACACAGCGTCGTCCAAGAGCCACCGCCTGATCGACGGGCTCTACGCGACCGCGGTCCGCAATGCCGTTCCTGCGTCGATCGTGGGCGAGGCGATTGCCTATCTGGCGCCGACGACGGATCTGAAGCGTGCGATCAAACCCGACGAACGGTTCACCCTCGTCTTCACCGACGTTCCCCGGGACGAGAAGCGGGGCGGGGGCAGGGTGCTCTTTGCGGGAGTGCGCAGAGGCGATGAATGGTCCGTCCGCTGCTATGTCTTGAAGGCGCCGGGGAACCGCGGTTTCGCCTGTGTCAGCGAGGGCGGCAAGGTCAGCCTGTCCGGGGCAATGCTGGTTCCGGTCAAGGGCGTTCTGACATCGAAGTTCGGCATGCGTTTCCACCCGATCAAGAAGACCCAGCGGCTCCATGCCGGTGTCGACTGGGCCGCTCCGACAGGGACACCGATCCGCGCTGCATTCTCCGGCAAGGTCACTTATCGCGACGTCAGGGGCGGGTACGGCAATTTTATCGAGTTGACCCACAAGGACGGCATCTCCAGCCGCTATGCGCACATGCACGAATATGGCGACGGCATTCAAATGGGATCTGTCGTCCAGGCCGGCGACCTGATCGGCTATGTGGGCACGACAGGCCTGTCGACAGGGCCGCATCTGCATTTCGAGATCCGCCAGCGCGGCGAGCCGACCGACCCGCTGGCCTTTGAAATGGAAACCGGCGCGGATGCGTCGCAGTCGGTGGCAGGCAGCGATCTCGAGGAGTACCGGGTTGTTATCGCGGATATCTTGAGCGTTCAGTGA
- a CDS encoding adenylate/guanylate cyclase domain-containing protein produces MTFGGRFADAAFGRKTLLAVIASVAVSAGIAIGLSAQGAIWEGWVIDRLFQIRALMRDPQDTVPAPVAVIGLDRTALDSERLAPVPRVLMAPVFAEAGQAVLDAGATALGYDFVFAYSADAFVDPVTGEARLKGFDQPFQRFLYQNRGKVFIAHTEIGVPHRSFTAAAGAGGVRSVTISSENDGVVRRHLPHPPLSQSPALIDALIAMTGAEVSQEYTAVPSWRLATSVPYMSLLDVLNMKETEAGKEKLRRFVEGRIVLFGGLLPYEDEHLYSDRFLPHFPLEMSETGESGRPWVQSETAGVFILADLVGSALSGRMAVAPPPGVIQVLAFGFAAAGALAALFLPLFAMPLVAAGGVALGLGLSLAGLDYGLLLAPGVAPVACVSAMVAAGVGKVGILQRRQRSLVRLFGHYLAPDVIKRMAQSEQLPELGGDTRQVVVAFIDIVGFTKMSETLADRDVVRVVNSCFDAIGQVITRHQGYIDKYIGDAVMAVWNAPNTVENPEQAAVDSAREIVDLLDHMRSITGQKSLDLRVALNAGPVLVGDIGGEHRRSFTVMGTTVNTASRIEAVAKDKKVRLAVSQSVADRLPRSYPIKEIWTGQLRGLSTDLTVFTLDVPEMYMENTEAAPDGSSKSGSGKLLNFPR; encoded by the coding sequence ATGACATTCGGCGGCCGGTTTGCGGATGCAGCCTTTGGCCGGAAGACGCTTTTAGCCGTCATCGCATCTGTCGCGGTCAGTGCCGGCATCGCTATCGGATTGTCCGCGCAAGGGGCCATCTGGGAAGGCTGGGTCATAGACCGCCTGTTTCAGATCCGGGCCCTTATGAGGGATCCGCAGGACACCGTTCCTGCGCCGGTGGCGGTGATCGGTCTGGACCGGACGGCACTGGACTCCGAACGGCTCGCACCGGTGCCCCGCGTCCTCATGGCCCCGGTCTTCGCCGAAGCCGGCCAGGCGGTTCTCGACGCCGGCGCTACCGCACTCGGCTACGACTTTGTTTTTGCATATAGCGCGGACGCCTTTGTCGATCCCGTAACGGGCGAAGCGCGCCTGAAGGGTTTTGACCAGCCATTTCAGCGGTTCCTCTATCAGAACAGGGGCAAGGTATTCATTGCACACACCGAAATCGGTGTGCCGCACCGCTCCTTTACGGCGGCTGCGGGCGCCGGCGGTGTCAGGTCGGTAACGATCTCGTCGGAAAACGACGGGGTGGTGCGCCGCCATCTTCCCCATCCACCTCTTTCGCAATCGCCCGCACTCATCGATGCCCTGATCGCAATGACGGGCGCCGAGGTTTCGCAGGAATACACCGCGGTTCCCTCCTGGAGACTTGCGACCTCCGTTCCCTACATGTCTCTGCTCGACGTTCTGAACATGAAGGAAACCGAGGCGGGCAAGGAAAAGCTGAGACGCTTTGTCGAAGGGCGAATTGTGCTTTTCGGGGGTCTGTTGCCATACGAGGACGAGCATCTCTATTCCGATCGGTTCCTGCCGCATTTTCCGCTGGAAATGTCCGAAACCGGCGAGAGCGGCCGGCCCTGGGTTCAGTCCGAAACCGCCGGCGTCTTCATTCTTGCAGATCTCGTCGGCTCGGCACTGTCCGGCAGAATGGCGGTCGCACCGCCACCTGGCGTCATTCAGGTCCTGGCCTTCGGATTTGCCGCAGCCGGGGCGCTCGCCGCGCTGTTCCTGCCGCTGTTTGCCATGCCGTTGGTGGCCGCGGGCGGCGTTGCGCTCGGTCTCGGCCTCTCTCTGGCAGGCCTCGACTACGGGCTGCTGCTCGCGCCGGGCGTGGCGCCGGTTGCATGCGTTAGCGCAATGGTTGCCGCTGGCGTCGGCAAGGTCGGCATTCTCCAGCGCCGGCAGCGTTCGCTCGTGCGCCTCTTCGGTCACTATCTGGCGCCGGATGTCATCAAGCGCATGGCTCAGTCGGAGCAACTGCCTGAACTCGGCGGCGACACGCGGCAGGTCGTCGTCGCCTTCATCGATATCGTCGGCTTCACCAAGATGTCCGAGACCCTGGCGGATCGGGATGTGGTCCGCGTGGTGAATTCCTGTTTCGACGCCATCGGCCAGGTGATCACCAGGCATCAGGGCTACATCGACAAATATATCGGCGATGCGGTCATGGCCGTCTGGAATGCGCCAAACACGGTCGAAAACCCGGAGCAGGCGGCGGTGGACAGTGCCCGCGAGATCGTCGACCTTCTGGATCACATGAGATCGATTACCGGCCAGAAGTCTCTCGACCTGCGCGTTGCGCTCAATGCCGGGCCGGTGCTTGTCGGAGATATCGGCGGCGAACACCGCCGGTCGTTCACCGTCATGGGTACCACCGTCAATACCGCCAGCCGGATCGAAGCCGTTGCAAAGGACAAGAAGGTCCGGCTGGCCGTCAGCCAGTCCGTCGCCGACAGGCTTCCCCGCTCTTATCCCATCAAGGAAATCTGGACGGGCCAGTTACGGGGCCTCAGCACCGATCTGACCGTGTTCACGCTGGACGTTCCCGAGATGTATATGGAAAATACCGAAGCAGCGCCGGATGGAAGCTCCAAGAGCGGATCGGGAAAGCTCTTGAACTTTCCGCGCTAG
- a CDS encoding caspase family protein: protein MYHKSWTRGRRWIAMATLGGLCLLPLSVSSMAGEWRALVIGIDAYEHVSPLKGAVNDAQDIAQTLRAAGVSDLTMLLDGDASRAAVLSSWQELVSRSAEDDILVLSYAGHGAQEAEWAEGSEEDGLDEVFLLAGFDVTAPGNGERLRDDDMAAMLQAAEGRSVLVLADSCHSGTMTRSIDPRITRLGTRLVSLPPFENDVLRSQPLHPVLANSEGTGEDLQELPNVIYAGATIDGQVIPELVIAGQPRGALSWAFARGVEGRADLDKDGGISMEELGVFLRETVRVATEGRQSPSLTIGGETRAAVLPRVKDDILQRDGNVLTLAASTSTAGPILEKLSRQHRERLEVTDDGSADLYWDVEEGDVLTKFGDVVLRNGANNADGFADVVTKWVFLSDLYALSLNLKPIEGKLQPSVGHIPEGSPFKVGLTSDQGGYMAVFGLEADGTLRLLAPNRKADPLGKDTSVEAGEPYVLNLRAALPFGADHIVMVRSAGPMPQLVGVLSALDGKRLGAELLPGVLDLIEESADAVGIAAVYTQPAG, encoded by the coding sequence ATGTACCACAAGTCCTGGACCAGGGGGCGACGCTGGATCGCGATGGCGACCCTCGGCGGCCTTTGCCTGCTGCCCCTTTCTGTCTCCTCCATGGCCGGAGAATGGCGCGCGCTGGTTATCGGCATCGATGCCTATGAGCACGTGTCGCCGCTCAAGGGCGCGGTCAATGACGCGCAGGACATTGCGCAAACGCTGAGGGCTGCAGGCGTCAGCGACCTCACCATGCTTCTCGATGGTGATGCCTCGCGCGCCGCCGTCCTGTCTTCCTGGCAGGAGCTCGTTTCCAGATCTGCCGAAGACGATATTCTCGTTTTGTCCTATGCCGGACACGGGGCGCAGGAAGCCGAATGGGCGGAGGGATCGGAAGAGGACGGACTGGACGAGGTCTTTCTGCTCGCCGGTTTCGACGTCACGGCTCCGGGGAACGGGGAAAGGCTCCGGGATGACGACATGGCGGCCATGTTACAGGCAGCCGAAGGGCGCAGCGTGCTCGTTCTTGCCGACAGCTGCCATTCCGGCACGATGACCAGGTCCATAGATCCTCGGATCACGCGGCTCGGTACCCGGCTGGTGAGCCTGCCGCCCTTTGAAAACGACGTGCTGCGCTCGCAGCCGCTGCACCCGGTTCTGGCAAATTCGGAAGGGACCGGCGAGGACCTGCAGGAACTGCCCAATGTGATCTATGCGGGCGCGACGATCGACGGCCAGGTGATTCCCGAACTTGTTATCGCCGGACAGCCGCGCGGCGCCCTGAGCTGGGCCTTTGCGCGCGGGGTTGAGGGCCGTGCCGACCTGGACAAGGACGGTGGTATCTCCATGGAGGAACTGGGCGTCTTCCTGCGCGAAACCGTCCGGGTGGCGACGGAAGGGCGGCAGTCGCCGAGCCTCACCATCGGCGGGGAAACGCGCGCGGCCGTGCTTCCAAGGGTGAAGGACGACATCCTGCAACGCGACGGCAACGTGCTGACACTTGCCGCAAGCACCAGCACGGCCGGTCCGATTCTCGAAAAGCTGTCCCGGCAGCACAGGGAACGTCTGGAAGTCACAGACGACGGGAGCGCGGATCTTTATTGGGACGTCGAAGAAGGGGATGTGCTGACCAAGTTCGGCGACGTGGTGCTCAGGAACGGCGCAAACAATGCCGACGGCTTTGCCGATGTGGTCACCAAATGGGTCTTTCTCTCGGATCTCTACGCTCTCTCCCTGAACCTGAAGCCCATAGAAGGGAAGCTGCAGCCTTCCGTCGGACACATCCCGGAAGGCTCGCCGTTCAAGGTCGGCCTTACATCCGACCAAGGCGGTTACATGGCCGTCTTCGGACTGGAAGCGGACGGCACCTTGCGCCTGCTTGCCCCAAACCGCAAGGCGGACCCGCTCGGCAAGGACACGTCGGTCGAAGCGGGTGAGCCCTACGTTCTCAACCTGAGGGCTGCGCTGCCGTTTGGAGCCGATCATATCGTCATGGTGCGCTCGGCCGGCCCCATGCCGCAGCTTGTCGGTGTTCTGTCCGCACTCGACGGGAAACGGCTGGGCGCCGAACTCCTGCCAGGTGTGCTGGACCTGATCGAGGAATCCGCCGATGCTGTCGGCATTGCCGCGGTCTACACGCAGCCTGCCGGATGA
- a CDS encoding caspase family protein, whose translation MQEWFCLSGNMRLAGKALSGPTAGLRRAVRTCLIALPLGLVLVAANAVAATDEGRRVALVIGNQDYQFVEPLVNPLNDTKEIARVLREADFEVTLGINLDKKELEEVVRRFLRELDDGDTALFYYSGHALQVGDSNFILPVDAKLASQYDLEFESLKVSHLLDYMKAASSLQIVMLDSCRDNPFEIASLFWGEEEYSLGKTRGLRRIPNKLGSFISYATRPGQVAYDGDGPMSPFTSSVVGNALDPALEIKDLMTKVREEVVRKTGGQQIPYEDSTLVTNFYFVPPKPKPIVVAHHRVSVPATGEAVALNIPEPVQPEGGSVEARLTLTPGKGELRLPGGRTVAEGDVLQASELASLEFVPTGAGAGDVELIGYEAQDQWGGTVSAIASITVAQADAPAEEDAKTEDQDQRLEALLAWLREKSVAGAVEADIGVGPVPVYPDVPAEGVAATSNWLKVVSADSDLQLSSEGRLLQAGDRFPVSALASLTVRPQIGSEREAGQFELELPGEAGAAGTITQIVQPRVTQCDQLATQPFDLQAVTEGRLANDLDPQAVEKACAEANAAYPEIGRFVFQRGRGAFAAGDLEQASAYFEQAYQMGHVRAGQVLGRMYYLGAGIDRDREKAVELYRKAAERGDPYALHSLGMAEIRGEGTPQNEKAGLEKLLQSVEAGHTFSYNAIGGFYLGGEHVGENVDRAVYYFNRSAARDDIYGYLNVGTLYRDGKGVPQDYEAALGWFKKAHEGGHPAAGTAIGLLYYNGQGVEKDPEEATRWFRESAQRGDAWGAFNTAFMLGQKSGEAAGRDRIRMLAMAVAVDPSSPAAEQGRDALGKADRRLKGKVLQQALTDLGYEPGPIDGQPGRKTREALSEFFETTGHKPVEGDEAMIALVKHQWELDRPRYDLF comes from the coding sequence ATGCAGGAATGGTTTTGTCTATCAGGTAATATGCGGTTGGCCGGCAAAGCGCTTTCAGGACCAACGGCCGGTCTGCGCCGGGCTGTTCGGACTTGTCTGATCGCACTGCCACTCGGCCTTGTTCTGGTCGCTGCGAATGCAGTCGCCGCCACGGACGAGGGGCGCAGGGTCGCTCTCGTGATCGGTAATCAGGATTACCAGTTTGTCGAGCCCCTGGTAAATCCGCTGAACGATACCAAGGAAATCGCAAGGGTCCTTCGAGAAGCCGACTTTGAAGTCACGCTCGGGATCAACCTCGACAAGAAGGAGCTTGAGGAGGTGGTCCGCCGCTTCCTTCGTGAGCTCGATGACGGCGACACGGCTCTGTTCTATTATTCAGGCCACGCCCTGCAGGTGGGGGACTCGAATTTCATCCTGCCTGTCGATGCCAAGCTGGCATCCCAGTACGATCTTGAATTCGAGAGCCTCAAGGTTTCCCATCTGCTCGATTACATGAAGGCCGCGTCCAGCCTGCAGATCGTCATGCTGGATTCCTGCCGCGACAACCCCTTCGAGATTGCCAGCCTGTTCTGGGGAGAAGAGGAATACTCCCTCGGCAAGACGAGAGGGCTGCGGCGGATCCCGAACAAGCTGGGGTCTTTCATTTCCTATGCCACCCGGCCGGGCCAGGTTGCCTATGATGGCGACGGTCCCATGAGCCCGTTCACCTCGTCCGTCGTCGGAAACGCCCTTGATCCCGCGCTCGAGATCAAGGACCTGATGACCAAGGTGCGTGAAGAGGTGGTACGCAAGACGGGCGGCCAGCAGATCCCGTACGAGGACTCCACGCTTGTCACCAACTTCTATTTTGTTCCTCCCAAGCCCAAGCCGATCGTGGTCGCCCATCACCGCGTCAGCGTCCCGGCAACCGGTGAAGCGGTAGCGCTCAACATCCCCGAGCCGGTCCAGCCGGAAGGCGGGTCTGTCGAGGCCAGGCTGACCCTGACACCGGGAAAGGGTGAGTTGCGCTTGCCCGGCGGCAGGACCGTGGCTGAAGGCGATGTGCTCCAGGCGTCGGAACTCGCCAGCCTGGAATTCGTGCCGACCGGCGCCGGCGCGGGGGATGTTGAGCTGATCGGTTATGAAGCGCAGGATCAGTGGGGCGGCACCGTTTCGGCAATTGCATCCATTACCGTTGCCCAGGCCGACGCTCCGGCAGAAGAGGACGCGAAGACTGAAGATCAGGACCAGCGCCTGGAAGCTCTGCTCGCCTGGCTGAGGGAGAAGTCGGTGGCCGGTGCCGTGGAAGCGGATATCGGCGTCGGACCGGTTCCGGTCTATCCCGATGTGCCCGCCGAAGGCGTGGCAGCAACCAGCAACTGGCTGAAGGTGGTTTCCGCCGACAGCGATCTGCAGCTGTCGTCGGAAGGGCGTCTGCTTCAGGCCGGAGACCGTTTCCCGGTTTCAGCACTTGCTTCGCTTACCGTCCGCCCGCAGATCGGCAGCGAGAGGGAAGCCGGACAGTTCGAGCTTGAACTGCCGGGCGAGGCCGGCGCCGCCGGGACGATTACACAGATCGTGCAGCCGCGCGTGACCCAATGCGATCAACTGGCAACGCAGCCGTTCGATCTTCAGGCGGTGACCGAAGGCCGGCTGGCGAACGACCTGGACCCGCAGGCGGTCGAAAAGGCCTGCGCCGAGGCTAACGCCGCTTATCCGGAAATCGGCCGTTTCGTGTTCCAGCGCGGACGCGGGGCTTTTGCAGCCGGCGACCTCGAGCAGGCCAGCGCCTATTTCGAACAGGCCTACCAGATGGGTCATGTCCGCGCCGGACAGGTGCTCGGCCGCATGTATTATCTCGGCGCGGGCATTGACCGCGACCGGGAAAAGGCGGTGGAGCTTTACCGCAAGGCCGCCGAACGCGGAGATCCATATGCGCTCCATTCCCTTGGCATGGCCGAAATCAGGGGCGAAGGCACGCCCCAGAATGAAAAGGCGGGCCTGGAAAAGCTGCTGCAATCCGTCGAGGCCGGACACACCTTCTCGTATAACGCCATTGGCGGCTTTTACCTTGGTGGTGAGCATGTCGGCGAGAATGTCGATCGCGCCGTCTATTACTTCAACCGGTCGGCGGCCCGCGACGACATTTACGGCTATCTGAATGTCGGCACGCTCTATCGCGACGGCAAAGGCGTGCCGCAGGACTACGAGGCCGCACTGGGCTGGTTCAAGAAGGCCCATGAAGGCGGACACCCAGCCGCCGGAACGGCGATCGGGCTGCTCTACTACAACGGCCAGGGCGTTGAGAAAGATCCTGAAGAGGCAACCAGATGGTTCCGCGAAAGCGCTCAGCGCGGCGATGCCTGGGGGGCCTTTAACACGGCCTTCATGCTGGGCCAGAAATCAGGGGAAGCCGCGGGCCGCGACCGGATCAGGATGCTGGCCATGGCTGTGGCCGTCGACCCGTCCTCTCCGGCTGCCGAACAGGGCAGGGATGCCCTCGGCAAGGCGGACCGAAGGCTCAAGGGCAAGGTTCTGCAGCAGGCTCTTACCGACCTCGGCTATGAACCGGGGCCGATAGACGGGCAGCCCGGCCGGAAGACCCGGGAGGCCCTGTCGGAGTTCTTCGAAACCACTGGACACAAACCGGTTGAAGGGGACGAGGCTATGATCGCGTTGGTCAAACACCAATGGGAACTAGACCGTCCGCGCTACGATCTATTCTAG
- a CDS encoding GNAT family N-acetyltransferase, which produces MSAVLKIRPLQQNEMQIALDMAKDEGWNPGLEDGPAFYAADPDGFFAGEIDGELVNVISAIRYGDDFGFIGLYICKKEHRAQGYGHQIWDHAMAYLGSRLTGLDAVKEQTASYAEHGFKPAYRNIRQAGMSVCDTPMDPRIAPLGQGIFPSIRDYDQRFFPAPREKFLRLWTAPMFETRRGFAFAENGEVKGYGVIRQCDDGFKIGPLFADTPDVADTLFRALAGQVKGRTVILDTPEPNAAALLLAEKYELSPEFETFRMYRGPAPDLPLDQTFGITTFELG; this is translated from the coding sequence ATGTCAGCAGTTCTCAAGATCCGCCCCTTGCAACAGAACGAAATGCAGATCGCACTGGATATGGCGAAGGACGAAGGCTGGAACCCGGGCCTTGAGGACGGACCTGCCTTCTACGCCGCCGATCCGGACGGCTTTTTCGCGGGCGAAATCGACGGCGAACTCGTCAATGTGATTTCGGCGATCCGCTACGGCGACGATTTCGGCTTCATCGGGCTTTACATCTGCAAGAAGGAACACCGGGCACAGGGCTACGGCCATCAGATCTGGGACCATGCCATGGCCTATCTCGGCTCCCGGCTGACAGGTCTCGACGCCGTCAAGGAACAGACGGCAAGCTATGCGGAGCACGGGTTCAAGCCGGCCTACCGCAACATCCGCCAGGCAGGCATGTCGGTGTGCGACACACCCATGGATCCGAGGATCGCACCTCTCGGCCAGGGGATCTTTCCATCGATCCGCGACTATGACCAACGCTTCTTCCCGGCCCCGCGAGAAAAATTCCTGAGGCTCTGGACCGCGCCGATGTTCGAAACCCGCCGCGGATTTGCCTTTGCCGAAAACGGCGAGGTAAAAGGCTACGGCGTCATCCGGCAATGCGATGACGGCTTCAAGATCGGACCGCTTTTTGCCGATACGCCCGACGTCGCCGATACGCTGTTCCGGGCGCTCGCCGGGCAGGTGAAGGGCCGGACGGTGATCCTGGACACGCCCGAACCCAATGCAGCCGCTCTTCTGCTTGCCGAGAAATACGAACTTTCACCGGAGTTCGAAACCTTCCGCATGTATCGCGGGCCGGCACCCGACCTGCCGCTCGACCAGACGTTCGGGATCACCACCTTCGAACTGGGTTAG
- a CDS encoding ornithine cyclodeaminase family protein produces MLLLSEEQTRDALPFPDLIDALAEIFRSGCVMPKRHHHDMEIPGEPDGTMLLMPAWVPGGYAGVKVANVVPGNSGRNLPAVSAQYLLSDARTGQMLALIDGGELTARRTAAASALAASYLARSDARHLLVVGTGRLAPNLIAAHMAVRSIEEVTIWGRSGEKTEKLVRKLREQFPARIEVAEDLTESLGKADIVSAATLSVDPLIRGAALKAGTHVDLVGAFKPNMRESDDDLVKRAEIYVDTREGCLSEGGDIVQPLQAGLISPEDIKADLYELCRADHPGRQSDESITMFKSVGAALEDLAGAILAYNNVKR; encoded by the coding sequence ATGCTGCTCCTGTCCGAAGAACAAACCCGCGATGCCCTGCCTTTCCCGGATCTGATCGACGCCCTGGCGGAGATCTTCCGCTCCGGTTGCGTCATGCCAAAGCGCCACCACCACGACATGGAGATCCCAGGTGAACCGGACGGGACCATGCTTCTGATGCCCGCCTGGGTGCCCGGCGGATACGCCGGCGTGAAGGTTGCCAACGTGGTGCCCGGTAACTCCGGGCGCAATCTTCCCGCCGTTTCCGCGCAGTACCTGCTTTCCGATGCGCGCACGGGGCAAATGCTGGCGCTGATCGACGGCGGTGAGTTGACCGCCCGGCGCACGGCGGCGGCCTCCGCTCTGGCGGCCAGCTATCTGGCGCGCTCCGATGCCAGGCATTTGCTCGTGGTGGGAACCGGACGGCTCGCTCCCAATCTGATTGCCGCCCATATGGCAGTCCGTTCGATCGAGGAAGTCACGATCTGGGGCAGGTCCGGGGAAAAGACCGAGAAACTCGTGCGCAAACTGAGGGAACAGTTTCCGGCAAGGATCGAGGTGGCTGAAGACCTGACGGAGTCGCTCGGCAAGGCGGATATCGTCAGCGCGGCCACCTTGTCCGTGGACCCACTGATCAGGGGCGCTGCCTTGAAGGCCGGCACTCATGTGGATCTGGTCGGAGCTTTCAAACCCAACATGCGTGAAAGCGATGACGATCTCGTCAAACGGGCGGAAATCTATGTCGATACCCGCGAAGGCTGCCTGTCCGAGGGCGGCGATATCGTCCAGCCGCTCCAGGCGGGGTTGATTTCGCCTGAGGATATCAAGGCGGATCTCTATGAGCTTTGCCGCGCGGACCATCCGGGCCGCCAGTCCGATGAGTCCATCACCATGTTCAAGTCCGTCGGCGCGGCCCTGGAGGATCTGGCAGGCGCTATCCTCGCCTACAACAATGTGAAGCGCTGA
- a CDS encoding ABC transporter ATP-binding protein translates to MEILKVSGVNKAFGGLRALNDVNLAVEEGTVHAIIGPNGAGKSTLLNCFVGRLIPDTGTVMFGDVSLIGLKAHQINQAGVSRVFQTPEIFADLTILENVMIPTMAKRDGVFALHAFRRLDSDTEIRDKALHMLEDVGLVEKRDVVAASLSRGDKRRLELAMCLVQDPKLLLLDEPTAGMSRADTNNTIDLLKRLGDRGITKVVIEHDMHVVFSLADKISVLAQGTVICEGKPEEIKGDPRVQEAYLGGAHL, encoded by the coding sequence ATGGAAATTCTCAAAGTCTCGGGCGTTAACAAGGCCTTCGGCGGCCTCAGAGCCCTCAATGACGTGAATCTTGCAGTCGAGGAAGGTACGGTTCACGCCATCATCGGTCCGAACGGGGCCGGCAAGTCGACCTTGCTGAACTGTTTCGTCGGCCGCCTGATCCCGGATACCGGAACCGTGATGTTCGGCGATGTTTCGCTGATCGGATTGAAAGCCCACCAGATCAACCAGGCGGGAGTATCGCGGGTGTTCCAGACCCCGGAAATCTTCGCCGACCTGACGATCCTGGAAAACGTCATGATCCCCACCATGGCAAAGCGCGACGGAGTGTTTGCGCTCCATGCGTTCAGGCGTCTCGACAGTGATACCGAGATCCGGGACAAGGCGCTCCACATGCTGGAGGATGTTGGCCTGGTGGAAAAGCGGGACGTTGTCGCGGCATCGCTTTCGCGCGGCGACAAGCGCCGCCTGGAACTCGCCATGTGCCTGGTTCAGGACCCCAAACTGCTTCTGCTTGACGAGCCGACCGCAGGCATGTCCCGGGCCGATACCAACAACACGATCGATCTCTTGAAGCGCCTCGGCGACCGTGGGATCACCAAGGTCGTGATCGAACACGACATGCATGTGGTATTCTCGCTGGCGGACAAGATCAGCGTACTCGCGCAGGGCACCGTGATCTGCGAAGGCAAACCGGAAGAGATCAAGGGCGACCCGCGCGTGCAGGAAGCCTATCTGGGAGGAGCGCACCTGTGA